The window AATCCATGACATCAATTTGTTCGTGTCTGTCCTGGTCATATCCATTAGAGTTCATAGCTGTCTCCAAAAAGCTTGCCGTCCAGTTCCCGTGTTTTCTCATACCCTGTCTTGGCCCGTTTCAGTTTTGTGCCCAGCTTGGCAAAGGACTGGTCCCGCTCTTCCAGGCTTTGTGAATCCACCCAGATGTCGCAGACCATATCCGAAAACTCCTTTTCCCCTGTCACCCTGCCCAGGATCATGTCAATCTCTCCGATGACCATTTCAAACATATTGATTTTCCGGTCCAGGATATCCAGGATGTAATCCTCTATGGAGCCCTGGGCACAAAAATTATAGATCTGCACCTGCTTTTCCTGGCCGATGCGGTGGATACGGCCGATGCGCTGTTCAATTTTCATGGGATTCCAGGGCAGATCATAGTTGACCATCCGGGAACAAAACTGGATATTGCGCCCCTCCCCGCCGATTTCCGTGGTGACCAGTACCTGGACATCTTCTTTGAATGACTGGATAGCCGCATCCTTCAGCTCATTGGCCATGCCTCCGTGAAAAAGAACAAATGAAATATCGTTCCATTCCAAAAATTCAGCCAGATACTCGAGGGTCGCCGTATATTTTACAAAAACAAGGAGTTTTTCACTATCTGCCTTCACCAGCTTTAGCAGTGCCATGTTTTTAGGGGTATCCGCCGTTGTCCGGCACAGATTTCGAACGGCTTTGATTTCATTTTCAATCTCCAGCAGCCAGGACCGATTTTCAAGCATCCGGTCCAGACTGCCCTCCACGGCCTTGGGGGATGATCCGGCCTGGGCCAGCAGGTTTTTAATCATCAGTTTGGCCCGCCCCGTTTTCTGATCGTTGAGCAGGTGTAAAAGATTCTGAAGCCGCTCATAAAAAGCAGACTCGCCCGCTGTGGGGGCAATGCGGATAGTGCTGGCAAACCTGGGCGGGATATGGATTCCTGCCAGGGCCCGGGTATTCCGGATCATCACCTGGCTCAGCAGGTGTTTGAGCATTTCTCTGTTCTGGGGGTCTGTGGGGTCTCCACGCTTCATGAACCGTTCTCTGAAGGATGTGGCCGTTTCCAACTGTCCCGGTTTAAGCAGGGTGATCAGGTTGTACAGTTCCATGAGATTGTTTTCCACGGGCGTGGCTGTGAGCAAAAGGATAAATTTTTTCTTCAAGGCATTGACCAGCTTAAAATTCAGCGTGGATTTATTTTTCAGGTGATGGGCCTCATCAACAATCACCATGTCGTACTCCCGGCTGGTGATCAGATTCCAGTTCTTTTTTGATTTTGCCTGGTTAATGGATGCCACCACAATGTTTTGTTCCCAGAAACCGCTGTCCCCGGATTTGAACTCCGGGCTGTCGGTTGACTGTACCCTGAGGTTGAATTTGGATGCCATTTCTGTCTGCCACTGGGACACCAGAGGGGTAGGCGTTAGAATCAGCGCTGTTTTCACCATGCCCCGGCGCAAATATTCCGACAGGATGATCAGCGCCTCAATTGTTTTGCCCAGCCCCACCTCATCGGAAAGAAGCGCCCGTCCCCTGAATTGTTTGAGCACCTTTTTGGCGGTCTCCTCCTGGTACCAGAACGATGTAATTTCCGTAAGACCAGGCAGGCAGATCAGGGTTTCAAAGGACTCCGCAAACCGGATTTTATGACTCATCAGCGCCAGTTCATACAGATCAGGCCCTGCTGTTTCAGTTTCAGCCAGAGCCCTGACAAACGCATCTTTGTCAATGTTCACGGTTACAGGAACTGATGCCGATTTTTCAACTGCCTTGTCTTTGTAAGGCTGAGCAACGGATGATCCAGGTGCGGGCGGCCCCGGGGCAAACTTTTCCCCAGGCTCTGGAAGGCCTGTTTCAGCAGGGTTGTCCCGTTGCATGTAAATTTCCGCCATCTGCCGCATGGCTTGCTCACGTCTCTGGGCTGCGGCAATCTGTTCTTTACAATATCTAATGATATCTTTAACGTTGGCTTTTTTCCTGCGTTTATCGTCAAGGTGAAGTTGTGTAAAATTTTGGAGCAGGTCTTCAGCGGTTTTCAGGCAACTGTCATATTTTTCCAGATTCACAAGAAAAATGATCCGGTTATAACGCATTAAATCTGATAATTTCCCAATTTTCTCAAGGCAGTCCAGGGCGTCGAGCTGCACCTTCTGGTCGTTACACGACGCACCGATCTGCCCCATAAAGAGGATTACCTCCTCTTCTTTGGGAAGCAGCTTCACGGCTTTTTGTATGAAGGCGAGCGCCTTGGAAAGATTATTGATATCATGATAATAAATGGCGTCTTCATAGTAGAGCCATCCTTTATCAGCGGCGGCCTGCCCGGCCTTGACCCGCCTGGCCTGGGCCTGCTTTTGCTTGCGTTTCTGTTTGCGCTTTTCCTCTTTTGATTTTGCCAACATTCCCCCTGTTTTTTCTTGGCCGTCATTGCTGACGGCCAATTTTGTAAAACCCCAGATGAAAATGATATATACTCATATAAATTTGAAATCAAATATCGATGCATGGCGGCCCAAGATTCAGTTTTTATAAAATTGACAAAAGGATCGAGAATAATATATTTTGGACTTCGTTATTCGCAGGCAAAAAAAGCTATGCCACTGTAACCTTAATACAAATCCATACAAATACAGACAAAGGAGATGCTGATGGAATCGGTTCTTTCTATTGGCGGCCTGGCAAAATCTTTTTCTGGCCAGCAGATTCTTCAGGACTTTGGCCTTGAAGTCAAAGCCAGCGAGTTTATTACACTTCTCGGGCCTTCAGGTTGTGGAAAAACAACGCTTTTGCGCATCATTGCCGGTTTTGAAAACCCAGACAATGGCATCATACTTCTTGACGGAAAAAACCTGCTTTCCCTGCCCGCGGAAAAACGCCAGGTCAACACGGTATTTCAAAGCTATGCGCTGTTTCCCCATCTCACCGTATTCCACAATGTTGCCTTTGGCCTGAAAATAAAAAAAATCAATGGCAAAGAACTTGAGACACGGGTGAACCAGGCCCTTGAACAGGTAAAAATGACTGATTTTTCATCACGTTACCCCCATCAGCTCTCCGGGGGCCAGCAGCAGCGGGTCGCCATGGCCCGGGCCATTGTCAACCGTCCGAGAATTCTTCTGCTGGATGAACCGCTTTCCGCTCTGGATGCGCGGCTGCGCAGGGAAATGCAGCTTGAGCTGAAAAAATTGCAGCGGGAGCTTGGCATATCCTTTATCTTTGTCACCCATGACCAGGAGGAGGCCTTGTCCATGTCAGACAGGATACTGGTCATGCAGGACGGCAGAATTGCCCAGTTAGGCACCCCCCGCCAGGTTTACGAGGAACCTGAAAACCTTTATGTGGCAAAATTCATCGGCGACAGCAACTTTTTCCCCGGGGAAATAAGCACGGCTTGTGATCCTGACCAGGTGGAGGTCACCATATTTGGCCAGCAGATTACAGCCCACACCCGGCGCAAATTCCAGCCGGGCGACAAAGTGGTACTGCTGCTGCGGCCCGAAGACCTAAGGCTTTATGAGACTCCCCCAAAAGATATACAAACCTTTGCCGGCAGTATTGTTGAGCGCAGTTACCGGGGCTCCACCCTTGATACGCTGGTTCGCCTTGATGACGGGCCTTTGCTTACAGCCTGCGAGTTCTTTGATGAAGATGACCCGGATTTTGACTACAGTGTGGACGAACGGGTATATGTGGCCTGGGTTAAGGGCTGGGAGGTTGTTTTGCCTGATGAAAATTACTAGCAAAACCCGCTTCAACATCATTATTCTAATCTCAGGATGGTTTATCCTTTTTGGGGTTATTCCGCTGCTGCTGCTTGTCATTACAAGTTTTTTAACCATGGATCCGGCGAATCTGGTCCGTCTGAGTTTCAGCCTGAAAGCGTATTCGCAGCTGCTCATTGATCCCAGCTACATCATCGTTTTCATACGCTCGGTGAAACTTGCACTGATCACGACCCTGCTGTGCCTGGGGTTAGGCTATCCCTTTGCCTGGTATACGGCCAGGATGCCCCCCAAATGGCGAATTGGCGTTCTTGTCCTTCTGATGATCCCCTTCTGGACCAACTCCCTTGTGAGAACCTATGCCATGCGCATGGTGCTGGGCACCCAGGGGATACTCAACAAAGCCCTGTTAAATCTGGGGCTCATCCACACCCCTTTGAAAATCATGTACACCGATTATGCGGTGGTGGCAGGACTTTTTTACCTGATGCTGCCCTTCATGGTGCTGCCTTTGTATGCGACCATTGAAAAACTGGACTTCCAGCTGGTTGAAGCGGCACGGGATCTGGGCGCAGGCGCTGCCAGCGCATTTCTCAAGGTTATTTTTCCCCTCACCCTGCCCGGCATCATGGCCGGCTGTGTCATGGTGTTTGTGCCCACCATGGGGCTTTTCTATGTGGCCTCGCTTTTAGGTGGTGCACGCCAGCTGCTTGTGGGCAACCTCATCCAGCAGCAGTTCCTCAACGCACGGAACTGGCCCCTGGGCTCTGCAACCAGCATTGTGCTTATTATTTTCATGACGGTGATGCTGATCGGATACGGACTGCTGTTGCGCCGTTTCGGCCGGGGGAGGCAATAACGACATGAATATTTTAAGGCTGTTTTACTTTACAGGCATATTTTTCTATCTCTATCTGCCCATAACTGTGCTGGTCGTTAACGCATTCAATCTGAATAAATACGGCATGAAATGGGGAGGATTCACCTTTAAATGGTTTACGGCCATGCTCGAGAACCACTCCCTGATGGAGGCGGCCCGCCATTCAGTGCTCATTGCCGTATGCGCGGCGACCCTGGCCACGACCATTGGCGCCCTGTCCGCCATCGGATTGAACCGGTACCGGTTTTTGGGGCGAAAAGTCATCCAGGGCACGAGCATGACCCTGATGATGGCCCCGGACATAATCCTTGCCATTGCGTTTCTTGTCCTATTCATCACCCTGGGCATCGGCCTGGGATTCTGGTCTTTGCTGCTTTCCCACATCACCTTTTGCCTGCCCTTTGCCATCATGACCATTACGGGCAGACTGCAGGATTTTGACCCCAATATTCTTGATGCCGCCAGGGACCTGGGGGCAACGGAAAAAAACATACTTGCCCGGGTGATCCTTCCCATGATGCGGCCGGCCATTTTCTCAAGCTGGCTTCTGGCATTCACCCTCTCCCTGGATGATGTAATCATCAGTTCATTTGTCACAGGCCCAAGCTATGATGTGCTGCCCTTAAAAATCTTTTCAATGGTTAAAGTGGGAGTCAAACCCGAAGTCAATGCCCTTGCCGCCCTTCTGGTTCTGCTCTCCCTTGCACTGGTTATTGTCAGTCAATTAATGTTGAAGGAGAAAAAAACACATGAAAACACTGTTTAAACCCCTTATGGCCATAATCACGATTATGGTTGCCGCCTTGCAGGCCCAGGCCGCAGAAAAAATTTATGTTTACAACTGGACGGAATACCTGCCCGAATCAGCAATTGAAGAATTTACCCAAAAGACAGGTATTGAGGTGGTTTACACCACCTATGACAGCAATGAAACCATGTATGCCAAACTCAAGCTGATTAAATCAGACGGATATGACGTGGCTGTGCCCTCAACCTATTTTGTGGCGAAGATGGGCAGGGAAGGCATGCTCACAAAACTGAACCACACCCTTTTACCCAACATGAAAAACCTTGATCCCGAACTTTTGAACAAAGAGTATGATCCCCACAACAACTACTCCATACCCTATATGTGGGGTTCCACAGGCATTGCCGTGAACACCGATGAAATCCCCAAGGAACAGGTCACATCCTGGCAGGATCTGTGGAAGCCCGAATTTAAAGGAAAGCTGCTGCTCCAGGACGATTTGCGGGAGGTCTTTCACATGGCACTGCGCATTAAAGGGTTTTCCGGCAACACCACCAACCCCAAGGAAATTGAACAGGCCTACCTGCTGCTCAAGGATCTGATGCCCAATGTACTGCTGTTCAACTCCGACTCCCCGAGACTGCCTTTTCTGGCAGGTGAGGTCAGCATCGGCATGATGTGGAACGGCGAAGCCTGGATGGCCCGCCAGGAGAATCCGGCAATCCAGTATGTATACCCCAAAGAAGGCGCAAGCTTCTGGGTGGACAGCTTTGTTATCCCCAAGGGGGCACGAAACCCCAAAGGCGCCCATGCATTCATCAACTTTATGATGAAACCTGAAGTGG is drawn from uncultured Desulfobacter sp. and contains these coding sequences:
- the potB gene encoding spermidine/putrescine ABC transporter permease PotB, translated to MKITSKTRFNIIILISGWFILFGVIPLLLLVITSFLTMDPANLVRLSFSLKAYSQLLIDPSYIIVFIRSVKLALITTLLCLGLGYPFAWYTARMPPKWRIGVLVLLMIPFWTNSLVRTYAMRMVLGTQGILNKALLNLGLIHTPLKIMYTDYAVVAGLFYLMLPFMVLPLYATIEKLDFQLVEAARDLGAGAASAFLKVIFPLTLPGIMAGCVMVFVPTMGLFYVASLLGGARQLLVGNLIQQQFLNARNWPLGSATSIVLIIFMTVMLIGYGLLLRRFGRGRQ
- the potC gene encoding spermidine/putrescine ABC transporter permease PotC → MNILRLFYFTGIFFYLYLPITVLVVNAFNLNKYGMKWGGFTFKWFTAMLENHSLMEAARHSVLIAVCAATLATTIGALSAIGLNRYRFLGRKVIQGTSMTLMMAPDIILAIAFLVLFITLGIGLGFWSLLLSHITFCLPFAIMTITGRLQDFDPNILDAARDLGATEKNILARVILPMMRPAIFSSWLLAFTLSLDDVIISSFVTGPSYDVLPLKIFSMVKVGVKPEVNALAALLVLLSLALVIVSQLMLKEKKTHENTV
- a CDS encoding extracellular solute-binding protein → MKTLFKPLMAIITIMVAALQAQAAEKIYVYNWTEYLPESAIEEFTQKTGIEVVYTTYDSNETMYAKLKLIKSDGYDVAVPSTYFVAKMGREGMLTKLNHTLLPNMKNLDPELLNKEYDPHNNYSIPYMWGSTGIAVNTDEIPKEQVTSWQDLWKPEFKGKLLLQDDLREVFHMALRIKGFSGNTTNPKEIEQAYLLLKDLMPNVLLFNSDSPRLPFLAGEVSIGMMWNGEAWMARQENPAIQYVYPKEGASFWVDSFVIPKGARNPKGAHAFINFMMKPEVAKTCVEEYGYPTPVKPALALLAPEISSNRTIFPESKVIKQGEFQNDVGPAIEIYQQYWEKLRTSN
- a CDS encoding SNF2-related protein, which translates into the protein MLAKSKEEKRKQKRKQKQAQARRVKAGQAAADKGWLYYEDAIYYHDINNLSKALAFIQKAVKLLPKEEEVILFMGQIGASCNDQKVQLDALDCLEKIGKLSDLMRYNRIIFLVNLEKYDSCLKTAEDLLQNFTQLHLDDKRRKKANVKDIIRYCKEQIAAAQRREQAMRQMAEIYMQRDNPAETGLPEPGEKFAPGPPAPGSSVAQPYKDKAVEKSASVPVTVNIDKDAFVRALAETETAGPDLYELALMSHKIRFAESFETLICLPGLTEITSFWYQEETAKKVLKQFRGRALLSDEVGLGKTIEALIILSEYLRRGMVKTALILTPTPLVSQWQTEMASKFNLRVQSTDSPEFKSGDSGFWEQNIVVASINQAKSKKNWNLITSREYDMVIVDEAHHLKNKSTLNFKLVNALKKKFILLLTATPVENNLMELYNLITLLKPGQLETATSFRERFMKRGDPTDPQNREMLKHLLSQVMIRNTRALAGIHIPPRFASTIRIAPTAGESAFYERLQNLLHLLNDQKTGRAKLMIKNLLAQAGSSPKAVEGSLDRMLENRSWLLEIENEIKAVRNLCRTTADTPKNMALLKLVKADSEKLLVFVKYTATLEYLAEFLEWNDISFVLFHGGMANELKDAAIQSFKEDVQVLVTTEIGGEGRNIQFCSRMVNYDLPWNPMKIEQRIGRIHRIGQEKQVQIYNFCAQGSIEDYILDILDRKINMFEMVIGEIDMILGRVTGEKEFSDMVCDIWVDSQSLEERDQSFAKLGTKLKRAKTGYEKTRELDGKLFGDSYEL
- the potA gene encoding spermidine/putrescine ABC transporter ATP-binding protein PotA, encoding MESVLSIGGLAKSFSGQQILQDFGLEVKASEFITLLGPSGCGKTTLLRIIAGFENPDNGIILLDGKNLLSLPAEKRQVNTVFQSYALFPHLTVFHNVAFGLKIKKINGKELETRVNQALEQVKMTDFSSRYPHQLSGGQQQRVAMARAIVNRPRILLLDEPLSALDARLRREMQLELKKLQRELGISFIFVTHDQEEALSMSDRILVMQDGRIAQLGTPRQVYEEPENLYVAKFIGDSNFFPGEISTACDPDQVEVTIFGQQITAHTRRKFQPGDKVVLLLRPEDLRLYETPPKDIQTFAGSIVERSYRGSTLDTLVRLDDGPLLTACEFFDEDDPDFDYSVDERVYVAWVKGWEVVLPDENY